Proteins co-encoded in one Christiangramia fulva genomic window:
- a CDS encoding rhamnogalacturonan lyase, giving the protein MKDRSSVNIGLITILFIFITFSLGAQRQMEFLDGGFIALQTNEGVYLGWRILGDDSQDIQFALYSEEEPGAKERIVRTSLNNFIDKTGNSRERTYYLAQIQQGKEKIVDTLSFVPPEAGEPLKDYISIPLQIPEGGTIDGKAFTYSANDASVGDLNGDGQYEIILKWQPDNAKNPPQTGFTGNQILDAYTLEGKMLWRIDLGKNIRSGAAYTTFLVYDFDGDARSEIVCKTADGTVDGTGKIIGDPSKDWRNYDQKSPMYGKIAKGPEYITVFDGLTGRAIDTEKYIPNRFPLNGWGGIGGNGRNDNTASRSDRFSAGVAYLDGKKPSAVMVRGWYGRTVVATWDFNGKHLQSRWTFDSENGKNPYSGMANHDLAVADVDHDGRDEICVGAMTLDDDGSGLYATGLRHGDAMHLTDLDPDRPGLEVFGIHENEGKTKALGTPGVAIFDAETGTVLWSKGPGVDVGRGSAADIDPRYVGYENWGGPGGLRDAKGNTISRQAPCSNNFLIWWDDDLTRELLDKNRIEKWDWKNNRCVPLLIAEGVSSNNGTKATPCLSADILGDWREEVIWRSADNKSLRIYTPTTLSHHPFYTLMHDPQYRLSVGWQNTAYNMPPQVGFYLGAETKEFPKPKIEIIHK; this is encoded by the coding sequence TATCTTGGGTGGAGGATCCTTGGGGATGATTCGCAGGATATTCAATTCGCTCTTTATTCAGAAGAGGAACCGGGAGCAAAAGAACGCATAGTCAGGACCAGCCTGAACAATTTCATAGACAAAACAGGCAATTCCCGGGAACGCACCTATTATTTGGCGCAAATTCAACAGGGCAAAGAAAAGATAGTGGACACTCTTTCATTTGTCCCTCCAGAGGCAGGAGAGCCTCTGAAAGATTATATTTCGATACCCTTGCAAATTCCAGAAGGTGGGACAATTGACGGCAAAGCCTTTACCTATTCGGCAAACGATGCCAGTGTGGGAGATCTCAATGGAGATGGACAATATGAGATCATTTTGAAATGGCAGCCAGACAATGCTAAAAATCCTCCGCAAACCGGCTTCACAGGCAATCAGATCCTGGATGCCTATACTCTGGAAGGAAAGATGCTATGGCGAATAGATCTTGGGAAGAATATTAGGTCGGGTGCAGCCTATACGACCTTCCTGGTCTATGATTTCGACGGGGACGCCAGGTCTGAAATTGTTTGTAAAACAGCAGACGGCACCGTAGATGGTACCGGGAAAATTATTGGTGATCCCTCCAAAGACTGGCGAAATTATGATCAAAAAAGTCCGATGTATGGCAAAATTGCAAAGGGCCCCGAATACATAACGGTTTTTGACGGGTTGACCGGAAGAGCTATAGATACTGAAAAATATATTCCTAACCGTTTTCCTCTTAATGGCTGGGGTGGGATAGGCGGGAATGGCAGGAATGATAATACCGCCAGCCGCTCAGACCGTTTTTCCGCGGGGGTGGCCTATCTCGATGGGAAAAAACCCAGTGCAGTCATGGTAAGGGGGTGGTATGGGCGTACCGTGGTAGCTACGTGGGATTTCAACGGAAAGCACCTGCAGTCCAGATGGACCTTTGACTCTGAAAATGGAAAAAATCCCTATTCAGGAATGGCAAATCACGATTTGGCGGTAGCTGACGTAGACCACGATGGCAGGGATGAAATTTGTGTGGGAGCCATGACCCTCGACGATGATGGTTCCGGATTGTATGCCACGGGCCTTAGGCATGGAGATGCTATGCATTTAACCGATCTTGATCCTGACCGTCCCGGTCTGGAAGTTTTCGGAATCCATGAAAACGAAGGAAAGACAAAAGCTTTGGGAACTCCCGGAGTGGCAATTTTCGATGCTGAAACCGGAACAGTTCTCTGGTCTAAAGGCCCTGGAGTGGATGTAGGGCGTGGCTCTGCTGCAGACATAGACCCAAGGTATGTTGGATATGAAAACTGGGGAGGACCAGGAGGCCTAAGGGATGCCAAAGGAAACACTATTAGCCGGCAAGCCCCCTGCTCCAACAACTTTTTGATCTGGTGGGATGATGATCTTACTCGTGAACTTTTAGATAAGAACCGTATTGAAAAATGGGATTGGAAAAATAACAGATGTGTTCCACTGCTTATAGCTGAAGGCGTGAGTTCGAACAACGGCACCAAGGCCACCCCATGTCTGAGCGCCGATATTCTCGGGGATTGGAGGGAAGAGGTCATCTGGCGTAGTGCCGACAATAAAAGCCTGCGCATTTATACCCCCACCACGCTCTCTCACCACCCGTTCTATACTCTTATGCATGATCCTCAATACCGCTTGAGTGTGGGCTGGCAAAATACCGCTTATAATATGCCTCCGCAGGTAGGATTCTATCTGGGGGCTGAAACCAAAGAATTTCCGAAACCGAAAATCGAAATAATACACAAATGA